In the Theobroma cacao cultivar B97-61/B2 chromosome 1, Criollo_cocoa_genome_V2, whole genome shotgun sequence genome, one interval contains:
- the LOC18613326 gene encoding uncharacterized protein LOC18613326 yields MQAIEMKRDVSFLKVFNHTHKRLGGHGDFIDNKSKSTSKMYNSVLSQKYGENLSSQPEFDPNAWIEAIGGIETTRTHVYGFGTRVPVTALLTGTHSNVTTSESACGAINSNATSLAIALEEKVKNLSKNLDKIRDEIREEIKNAMTESMSEFKARMETMIMTNALSK; encoded by the exons ATGCAGGCAATTGAAATGAAACGAGATGTTAGCTTTTTGAAAGTGTTTAACCACACTCATAAGCGTTTAGGGGGTCATGGTGATTTTATAGATAACAAGTCCAAGTCTACGAGT aAAATGTATAATTCTGTACTATCGCAGAAGTATGGTGAGAATTTATCTTCTCAACCAGAATTCGATCCGAATGCTTGGATTGAAGCAATTGGAGGGATTGAGACTACACGCACTCACGTGTATGGGTTTGGTACTCGGGTGCCTGTTACAGCTTTACTTACTGGAACACATAGCAATGTAACAACATCTGAGTCTGCATGTGGCGCTATCAACTCAAACGCTACCAGTCTCGCAATTGCATtggaagaaaaagtgaaaaatctttcaaaaaactTAGATAAGATACGTGATGAAATACgtgaagaaattaagaatGCAATGACAGAAAGCATGAGTGAATTTAAGGCACGTATGGAAACCATGATCATGACTAATGCACTTTCAAAATAA